In Paenibacillus ihbetae, the following are encoded in one genomic region:
- the yidD gene encoding membrane protein insertion efficiency factor YidD produces the protein MSTARRVAKVPIRFYRKFISPLKPATCRFYPTCSAYALEAIEVHGALKGSWLAAKRIARCHPFHPGGIDLVPPRKGEERAPSE, from the coding sequence ATGAGCACCGCACGCCGGGTAGCGAAGGTTCCGATCCGCTTCTATCGGAAATTCATCTCTCCATTGAAGCCGGCGACCTGCCGGTTCTATCCGACTTGCTCGGCCTATGCCCTCGAAGCGATCGAAGTCCACGGCGCTTTGAAGGGCTCTTGGCTGGCTGCCAAGCGAATTGCGAGATGCCACCCGTTTCACCCCGGGGGCATCGACCTGGTCCCGCCCCGGAAGGGCGAGGAGAGGGCACCGTCGGAATAG
- a CDS encoding Fur family transcriptional regulator, with protein sequence MLTTEQIIDAMSEHGLRITDQRKTLAKLFGEHQGYLKAKDVYEYMGRKYSGLSFDTVYRNLRVLYELGLLEQVVFEEGIKFRGRCSENHHHHHMICLQCQKTYPITFCPMQLTDAPDDFQVVQHKFEVFGYCRDCCKADDGGQAARGEGKQEHRV encoded by the coding sequence ATGCTTACGACGGAACAGATAATTGACGCCATGTCGGAACATGGGCTGCGCATTACCGATCAGCGAAAGACGCTTGCCAAATTGTTTGGAGAGCATCAGGGCTATCTGAAAGCTAAGGACGTTTATGAATATATGGGCCGGAAGTACAGCGGGCTAAGCTTTGATACGGTATACCGTAATTTGCGGGTTCTGTATGAGCTCGGCTTGCTTGAGCAGGTTGTGTTTGAGGAAGGCATCAAATTCAGAGGTCGCTGCAGCGAGAATCATCACCATCATCACATGATCTGCCTGCAATGCCAGAAGACGTATCCGATTACGTTCTGTCCGATGCAGCTGACCGATGCGCCGGACGATTTCCAGGTCGTCCAGCACAAATTCGAGGTGTTCGGTTACTGCCGCGATTGCTGCAAGGCGGATGACGGCGGACAGGCCGCCAGGGGCGAAGGAAAGCAGGAGCACCGGGTATGA